One Oncorhynchus keta strain PuntledgeMale-10-30-2019 chromosome 11, Oket_V2, whole genome shotgun sequence DNA window includes the following coding sequences:
- the LOC118390548 gene encoding vascular endothelial growth factor C-like: MWILSLVLWILNVTNLTHGYDYDEYPGEEDTKAPLVGEGISGLDTVSNVDELVELLYPEYSLVQHCLRRKALRTSPPLHAEDDIWAWGKPRELALVKSDSTIEVILEEIQRTMCTPREVCLEVSKEYPESTSHFYVPRCVSVHRCGGCCPQEGLYCTNTSHIYINKTLVELSHRDRSMVMVAFVNHTSCECLSKRPLHSVIRRAAAAHLTVCSPPDVPCSTGLAWDPTSCLCVPMDTSSFSERELEPLESALLELCGPNKVLDEDSCECVCQNGLTEASCGPGWRLDQESCECLCEDQPGPGTCPPNQRWDPDLCGCVCRAECPRSQPLNPETCLCQCRESPHTCLLQGKRFNAHNCSCYRLPCRKPHKNCPTGFYYSHYVCQCIPNHMRSEEWN, from the exons ATGTGGATATTATCTTTAGTCCTTTGGATTCTCAATGTCACCAATCTCACTCATGGTTATGACTATGATGAGTACCCGGGTGAGGAGGACACAAAG GCCCCACTGGTTGGCGAAGGTATTAGTGGTTTGGACACCGTCTCCAATGTGGACGAGCTGGTGGAGCTGTTGTACCCAGAGTACAGTCTGGTGCAGCACTGCCTACGTAGGAAAGCCTTGcgcacctctcctcctctccatgctGAAGACGATATCTGGGCCTGGGGCAAGCCCAGGGAGCTGGCACTGGTCAAGTCTGACAGCACCATTGAAG TCATTCTGGAGGAGATCCAGCGTACCATGTGTACTCCTCGGGAGGTGTGTCTGGAGGTGTCTAAGGAGTACCCGGAGAGCACCAGTCACTTCTACGTGCCTCGCTGTGTGTCTGTGCACCGCTGTGGGGGCTGCTGTCCCCAGGAGGGTCTGTACTGCACCAACACCAGCCACATCTACATCAACAAGACG CTGGTGGAGTTGTCTCACCGTGACCGCTCTATGGTGATGGTGGCGTTCGTCAACCACACGTCCTGTGAGTGTCTGTCCAAGAGGCCCCTGCACTCCGTCATCAGGAGGGCCGCTGCAGCTCACCTCACCGT gTGTTCCCCGCCAGATGTTCCCTGCAGTACAGGACTGGCCTGGGACCCCACCAGCTGCCTGTGTGTTCCCATGGACACAAGCTCCttctcagagagagagctag AGCCCCTGGAGTCAGCCTTGCTGGAGCTGTGTGGCCCCAACAAAGTCCTGGATGAGGAcagctgtgagtgtgtgtgtcagaacggTCTGACGGAGGCCAGCTGTGGGCCAGGCTGGCGTCTAGACCAAGAGTCCTGTGAGTGTCTCTGTGAGGACCAGCCCGGCCCAGGGACCTGCCCACCCAACCAACGCTGGGACCCAgatctgtgtggctgtgtgtgccGGGCAGAGTGCCCCCGTAGTCAGCCTCTCAACCCAGAGACGTGCCTGTGCCAGTGCAGGGAGAGtcctcacacctgcctgctgcaaGGCAAGAGGTTCAACGCACACAATTGCAG CTGTTACCGGCTGCCCTGCAGAAAGCCACACAAGAACTGTCCAACTGGCTTCTACTACAGCCACTACGTCTGCCAGTGCATACCCAACCACATGAGGTCAGAGGAGTGGAACTGA